A genomic segment from Sorangium aterium encodes:
- a CDS encoding LLM class flavin-dependent oxidoreductase: MTQRPGQLHLNAFLMSVGHHEASWRLPESDPFANTSVAHFKNLARIAERGKLDSVFLADSPVLWNNVGRRPAGTLEPTVLLAALAGVTEHIGLIATASTTYNEPFNLARRFASLDHLSGGRAGWNIVTTAGVDAARNFNLDELPAHSDRYARAAEFIDVSLKLWDSWDDDAPLGDKENGVWGDDRKIYPPRHVGRYFKVEGALNVPRSPQGYPLLVQAGSSDDGKELAARYAEAVFTAQQTLEDAQRFYVDLKGRARALGRDPGSIKILPGIVPVIGATEAEAHALDAELDRLIKPEYAKRQLAQTLRVKPEDLDLDAELPRDLPSEDQIEGAKSRYTLIVSLARRERLTVRQLIGRLGGGRGHRTFAGAPEQVADAIQHWWEQGAADGFNVMPPVLPSGLEAFVEHVVPILQKRGLFRTEYAGQTLRDNYGLPRPANLNPGRDLVAAAE; this comes from the coding sequence GTGACCCAACGACCCGGACAGCTGCATCTCAACGCGTTTCTCATGAGCGTCGGCCACCACGAGGCCTCGTGGCGCTTGCCGGAGAGCGATCCGTTCGCGAACACGAGCGTCGCGCACTTCAAGAACCTGGCCCGCATCGCGGAGCGGGGGAAGCTCGACTCGGTGTTCCTCGCCGACAGCCCGGTGCTGTGGAACAACGTGGGCCGGAGGCCGGCCGGGACGCTCGAGCCGACGGTGCTCCTCGCGGCGCTCGCCGGGGTGACCGAGCACATCGGGCTGATCGCGACCGCCTCGACGACGTACAACGAGCCGTTCAACCTGGCCCGGCGGTTCGCCTCGCTGGACCACCTCAGCGGGGGTCGGGCGGGCTGGAACATCGTCACGACGGCGGGCGTGGACGCGGCGCGCAACTTCAACCTGGACGAGCTGCCGGCGCACAGCGACCGGTACGCGCGGGCGGCGGAGTTCATCGATGTGTCGCTGAAGCTGTGGGACAGCTGGGACGACGACGCGCCGCTCGGCGACAAGGAGAACGGCGTCTGGGGCGACGACCGCAAGATCTATCCGCCGCGGCATGTTGGGCGGTACTTCAAGGTCGAGGGGGCGCTCAACGTGCCGCGCTCGCCGCAGGGGTATCCGCTGCTCGTGCAGGCCGGCTCTTCGGATGACGGCAAGGAGCTGGCGGCGCGGTACGCGGAGGCGGTGTTCACGGCGCAGCAGACGCTGGAGGACGCGCAGCGGTTCTATGTCGATCTGAAGGGGCGTGCGCGCGCGCTGGGGCGCGATCCGGGGTCGATCAAGATCTTGCCGGGGATCGTGCCGGTCATCGGCGCCACCGAGGCGGAGGCGCACGCGCTCGACGCGGAGCTCGATCGGCTCATCAAGCCGGAGTATGCCAAGCGCCAGCTCGCGCAGACGCTGCGGGTGAAGCCGGAGGATCTCGACCTCGACGCGGAGCTGCCGCGGGATCTTCCGAGCGAGGATCAGATCGAGGGGGCGAAGAGCCGTTACACGCTGATCGTGAGCCTGGCGCGGCGGGAGCGGCTGACGGTGCGCCAGCTCATCGGGCGGCTGGGCGGCGGCCGCGGCCACCGGACGTTCGCCGGCGCGCCCGAGCAGGTGGCGGACGCGATCCAGCACTGGTGGGAGCAGGGGGCGGCCGACGGCTTCAACGTGATGCCGCCGGTGTTGCCGTCGGGGCTCGAGGCGTTCGTCGAGCACGTGGTCCCGATCCTGCAGAAGCGCGGGCTGTTCCGGACGGAATATGCGGGACAGACGTTGCGGGACAACTATGGGCTGCCGAGGCCGGCAAACCTCAACCCCGGTCGGGATCTAGTCGCGGCGGCAGAGTGA
- a CDS encoding peroxiredoxin gives MSLQLGSIAPDFEQESTHGTIRFHEWAGSSWVILFSHPKDFTPVCTTELGAVANLKAEFDKRGVKPIALSVDDVDSHKRWSVDIEETQRTKLNYPILADVDRKVSGLYGMIHPQASDTLTVRSVFVIDPNKKIRATFTYPASTGRNFDEILRLIDSLQLTDSHSVATPANWKDGDEVVIVPSLQDPAVLAQKFPKGYNAVRPYLRLTPQPNR, from the coding sequence ATGAGCCTGCAACTCGGAAGCATCGCGCCTGATTTCGAGCAAGAGTCCACGCACGGGACCATCCGATTCCACGAGTGGGCCGGGAGCTCGTGGGTGATCCTGTTCTCGCACCCGAAGGATTTCACCCCGGTCTGCACGACCGAGCTCGGCGCGGTCGCCAACCTCAAGGCGGAGTTCGACAAGCGCGGCGTGAAGCCCATCGCGCTCAGCGTCGACGACGTCGACTCGCACAAGCGCTGGTCCGTGGATATCGAGGAGACACAGCGCACGAAGCTGAACTACCCGATCCTCGCCGACGTGGACCGGAAGGTGTCGGGCCTTTACGGGATGATCCACCCGCAGGCGAGCGACACGCTCACGGTGCGCTCGGTGTTCGTCATCGATCCGAACAAGAAGATCCGCGCGACGTTCACGTATCCGGCGAGCACGGGGCGCAACTTCGACGAGATCCTGCGCCTCATCGACTCGCTCCAGCTCACGGACAGCCACTCCGTGGCGACGCCCGCGAACTGGAAGGACGGCGATGAGGTGGTGATCGTCCCCTCGCTCCAGGACCCCGCCGTCCTCGCGCAGAAGTTCCCCAAGGGGTACAACGCCGTCCGCCCGTACCTGCGCCTCACCCCGCAGCCCAACCGCTGA
- the ilvE gene encoding branched-chain-amino-acid transaminase: protein MKTWIDGRIVDAADATVNVTDHGLLYGDGVFEGMRVAAGRVFRIERHLARLEIGARALGIALPRSLDGLRAIVEETARAHGQPEAYVRLVVTRGVGPLGVDPTTCERPGLFCIVGAIRLFDDEQRRRGLELITSSHRRPNADALDMRIKSLNYLGSALAKLEARQRGADDALLLNARGHIAEASVANVFALRGDVLATPPATDGCLEGINRAAVMDLARGIGLTVVERSIGRLDVFAADEAFLTGTGAGVIAIRSLDGRTIGRGERGPVTARLTSLHRQLAETEGTPFIAAPGGPG from the coding sequence ATGAAGACATGGATTGATGGGCGGATCGTCGACGCTGCGGACGCGACCGTGAACGTGACCGATCACGGGTTGCTCTACGGCGACGGCGTGTTCGAGGGCATGCGCGTCGCTGCGGGGCGCGTCTTCCGGATCGAGCGCCACCTCGCGCGGCTCGAGATCGGCGCGAGGGCGCTCGGCATCGCGCTCCCGCGCTCGCTCGACGGGCTCCGCGCCATCGTCGAGGAGACCGCGCGTGCGCACGGCCAGCCCGAGGCCTACGTGCGCCTCGTGGTGACGCGCGGCGTGGGCCCGCTCGGCGTCGACCCGACGACCTGCGAGCGGCCGGGGCTGTTCTGCATCGTGGGGGCCATCCGCCTCTTCGACGACGAGCAGCGGCGGCGCGGCCTCGAGCTCATCACGTCGAGCCACAGGAGGCCCAACGCGGACGCGCTCGACATGCGGATCAAGAGCCTGAACTACCTCGGCTCCGCGCTCGCGAAGCTCGAGGCGAGGCAGCGCGGCGCCGACGACGCGCTGCTCCTGAACGCGCGGGGCCACATCGCCGAGGCCTCCGTGGCCAACGTGTTCGCGCTCCGCGGCGACGTGCTCGCGACGCCGCCGGCCACCGACGGCTGCCTCGAGGGCATCAACCGCGCGGCCGTCATGGATCTCGCGCGCGGCATCGGGCTCACGGTCGTGGAGCGTTCGATCGGGCGGCTCGACGTCTTCGCCGCCGACGAGGCGTTCCTGACGGGCACCGGCGCGGGCGTGATCGCCATCCGGAGCCTCGACGGGCGCACGATCGGCCGCGGCGAGCGCGGCCCCGTCACGGCCCGCCTGACCTCGCTCCACCGGCAGCTCGCCGAGACCGAGGGCACCCCGTTCATCGCCGCGCCCGGCGGCCCGGGTTGA
- a CDS encoding ABC transporter ATP-binding protein translates to MLSGSRPDVGSLASPETGRSREGGSLLLRLLGLSWAYRGRVLRVLGYQIVLLSLGLAGLGLTGLAIDILRHRLDPSNRLPDLPAGLGTLVDAEREPMRAVLSIGAAILAMAVARAVINYGYALSVGHLVHMEIVPDLRARVYDKLQRLSFRFFDANKSGSLINRVTGDVQLVRSFVDGVLLPSVIMVLSLGVYVAYMLRAHALLTLACLAPTPLLWITSTLFARWAQPAYLRNRELVDRMVLSFTEGLQGIQVIKGLGREREAHRRFDERSREVREQQQETFRTVSVLSPTIDLLGQINLVILLGMGGLLVTRDRMTLGQLVVFAGILQQFSGQIASMATIVNTAQQSLIGAKRVFEVLDTPVEITSPEAPARPARVEGRLVFERVTFGYDPERPVLHDVHLDVAPGQFVAVIGPTGAGKSTLLSLIPRFYDPTSGRVLLDGVDLRRHDLDHIRRRMGVVFQDNFLFSNTVAANIAFGAPHATREQIERAAAVACADEFIRELPEGYDTELGEAAANLSGGQRQRLAIARAVLLDPPLLLLDDPTAAVDASTEREILDAILSATRGRTTIMATHRAHLLRRAHQVIVLDRGRIAERGTHEELLRRRGHYASALALHDAHASGARADDTPSRRAAAGARPAEDPA, encoded by the coding sequence ATGTTGTCCGGTTCACGTCCTGATGTCGGTTCCCTCGCTTCGCCTGAAACAGGGCGCTCCCGCGAGGGCGGCTCTCTCCTGCTGCGGCTCCTCGGGCTGAGCTGGGCGTACCGCGGGCGCGTCCTCCGTGTCCTCGGCTACCAGATCGTCCTGCTCTCGCTGGGGCTCGCTGGGCTCGGCCTGACCGGCCTCGCCATCGACATCCTCCGCCATCGGCTCGATCCGTCGAACCGCCTCCCCGATCTGCCGGCCGGCCTCGGCACGCTGGTAGACGCCGAGCGTGAGCCCATGCGCGCGGTCCTCTCGATCGGCGCCGCCATCCTCGCGATGGCGGTCGCGCGCGCGGTGATCAACTACGGCTACGCGCTCTCGGTGGGCCACCTCGTCCACATGGAGATCGTCCCGGATCTCCGGGCACGGGTGTACGACAAGCTCCAGCGGCTGAGCTTCCGGTTCTTCGACGCCAACAAGAGCGGCTCGCTCATCAACCGCGTCACCGGCGACGTGCAGCTCGTGCGCTCCTTCGTGGACGGGGTGCTGCTCCCGAGCGTCATCATGGTCCTGTCGCTCGGCGTGTACGTCGCGTACATGCTCCGCGCGCACGCCCTCCTCACGCTCGCGTGCCTCGCCCCGACGCCGCTCCTCTGGATCACGAGCACGCTCTTCGCCCGGTGGGCGCAGCCCGCCTACCTGCGCAACCGGGAGCTCGTGGACCGCATGGTCCTGAGCTTCACGGAGGGGCTGCAGGGCATCCAGGTCATCAAGGGGCTCGGGCGAGAGCGCGAGGCCCATCGCCGCTTCGACGAGCGCAGCCGCGAGGTGCGCGAGCAGCAGCAGGAGACCTTCCGGACGGTCAGCGTGCTCAGCCCGACCATCGATCTGCTCGGGCAGATCAACCTCGTCATCCTGCTCGGCATGGGCGGGCTGCTCGTCACGCGCGACCGGATGACGCTCGGGCAGCTCGTGGTGTTCGCCGGCATCCTGCAGCAGTTCTCGGGGCAGATCGCGAGCATGGCGACGATCGTCAACACCGCGCAGCAGAGCCTCATCGGGGCGAAGCGCGTCTTCGAGGTGCTCGACACCCCCGTCGAGATCACGAGCCCCGAGGCGCCGGCGCGCCCTGCCCGGGTGGAGGGGCGCCTCGTGTTCGAGCGCGTCACGTTCGGGTACGATCCGGAGCGGCCCGTCCTCCACGACGTCCACCTCGACGTCGCGCCGGGGCAGTTCGTCGCCGTGATCGGCCCGACCGGCGCGGGCAAGAGCACGCTGCTCAGCCTGATCCCGCGCTTCTACGATCCGACGTCGGGGCGTGTCCTCCTCGACGGCGTCGACCTCCGGCGCCACGACCTCGACCACATCCGCCGGCGCATGGGGGTCGTCTTTCAGGACAACTTCCTCTTCAGCAACACGGTGGCGGCGAACATCGCGTTCGGCGCCCCGCACGCGACGCGCGAGCAGATCGAGCGCGCCGCGGCCGTCGCCTGCGCCGACGAGTTCATCCGGGAGCTGCCCGAGGGCTACGACACCGAGCTCGGCGAGGCGGCGGCCAACCTCTCGGGCGGCCAGCGGCAGCGGCTCGCCATCGCGCGCGCCGTGCTGCTCGACCCGCCGCTGCTCCTGCTCGACGACCCGACCGCGGCCGTGGACGCGAGCACCGAGCGCGAGATCCTCGACGCGATCCTCAGCGCGACGCGGGGGCGGACGACGATCATGGCGACGCACAGGGCGCACCTGCTCCGCCGCGCGCACCAGGTGATCGTGCTCGACCGGGGCCGCATCGCCGAGCGGGGGACCCACGAGGAGCTGCTCCGGCGGCGCGGCCACTACGCGAGCGCCCTCGCGCTGCACGACGCCCACGCCTCCGGGGCGCGGGCGGACGACACCCCCTCGCGCCGCGCCGCCGCGGGCGCGCGCCCTGCCGAGGACCCGGCGTGA
- a CDS encoding S41 family peptidase, with protein MVASKLVAVLSTCTLALAAAATGGCTASDGDPEPKADCSPQGQNQFLFELMKDAYLWYDTVPDVDYRAYPSPEALLVDLVTEPRDRWSYISSKSVDDAFFREGQTLGFGMRWSFDQEDSLRFAMIQPGSPAGEAGLRRGDAVVAINGIDVEQVVSDDLWEELAGPDEEGYEMSLTIERADAEPFTVALRKAWYGITTVVSPRVVQAGSATIGYLMLTTFIEPSVSELDSAFALFRESQVDELVLDLRYNGGGRLSVERHLASLIHRPAEAGALLDITAHNDRHVDWDKRETFEDLDQPPLPLSRLVVITSGGTASASETLINSLRAYMDVKIVGSTTHGKPVGMYGWDNCDMVVHPIAFRVLNAKEEGDFYDGFPPDCAADDTLSAELGDAGETCLAEALHLLEHGECSTAAQPDGAGERRASPPREIPWRGLRREVGAL; from the coding sequence ATGGTCGCCTCGAAGCTCGTCGCGGTCCTCTCCACATGCACCCTCGCGCTGGCCGCCGCCGCGACGGGAGGCTGTACCGCCTCGGACGGTGATCCAGAGCCAAAGGCAGACTGCTCACCGCAGGGACAGAACCAGTTCCTGTTCGAGCTGATGAAGGACGCCTATCTCTGGTACGACACCGTACCCGACGTGGACTACCGGGCGTACCCCTCGCCCGAGGCGCTGCTCGTGGATCTCGTCACCGAGCCGCGAGACCGCTGGAGCTACATCTCGAGCAAGAGCGTCGACGACGCGTTTTTCCGGGAAGGGCAGACCCTCGGGTTCGGCATGCGGTGGAGCTTCGACCAGGAGGACAGCCTCCGGTTCGCGATGATCCAGCCGGGCTCGCCTGCCGGAGAGGCCGGCCTCCGGCGGGGCGACGCGGTGGTGGCGATCAACGGGATCGACGTCGAGCAGGTCGTGAGCGACGACCTCTGGGAGGAGCTCGCAGGCCCCGACGAGGAAGGATACGAGATGTCGCTCACGATCGAGCGCGCGGACGCCGAGCCCTTCACGGTCGCGCTCCGGAAGGCGTGGTATGGCATCACCACGGTCGTGAGCCCGCGTGTCGTGCAGGCAGGTTCCGCGACCATCGGATATCTCATGCTCACCACCTTCATCGAGCCTTCGGTGAGCGAGCTCGACAGCGCCTTCGCGCTGTTCAGGGAGAGCCAGGTCGACGAGCTCGTGCTCGATCTGCGCTACAACGGCGGTGGGCGCCTCTCCGTCGAGAGGCACCTCGCGAGCCTGATCCACCGGCCGGCAGAGGCCGGCGCGCTGCTCGACATCACCGCGCACAACGACAGGCACGTCGACTGGGACAAGCGGGAGACGTTCGAGGACCTCGACCAGCCGCCGCTCCCCCTGTCCCGGCTGGTCGTCATCACGTCCGGCGGGACGGCCTCCGCGAGCGAGACGCTGATCAACAGCCTGCGCGCCTACATGGACGTGAAGATCGTCGGCTCGACCACGCACGGCAAACCCGTCGGCATGTACGGATGGGACAACTGCGACATGGTCGTGCACCCGATCGCGTTCCGGGTGCTCAACGCGAAGGAAGAGGGCGACTTCTACGATGGCTTCCCCCCCGACTGCGCCGCCGACGACACGCTCAGCGCAGAGCTCGGCGACGCGGGCGAGACGTGCCTCGCCGAGGCCCTGCACCTGCTGGAGCACGGCGAGTGCTCGACCGCGGCGCAGCCGGACGGGGCGGGCGAGCGCCGCGCCTCGCCGCCGCGGGAGATCCCGTGGCGCGGCCTCCGGCGCGAGGTCGGCGCGCTCTGA
- a CDS encoding IclR family transcriptional regulator: MERSGTVDKAVRALEALREGGGSASLSELAERLRMPKATLHRLLASLAAHALVEQDGEGRYRLGVGLIRLGLGAQGLDAVARVARPELERAARAFGETFFLVAARAGRLVVLDKAEGTGLLRATPTVGAEVPVDVTASGRLYLAHAPELVGASGADPATLRAARRAAKRGHDVNEGEWIDGLTVIAAPVLARGGLHGCVACAAAAQSLRGDRRDAAVSHTRDAAERVARALQGEGRR, encoded by the coding sequence ATGGAGCGATCCGGGACGGTCGACAAGGCGGTGCGCGCCCTCGAGGCGCTGCGCGAGGGGGGTGGCAGCGCTTCGCTCTCGGAGCTCGCGGAGCGGCTCCGCATGCCGAAGGCGACCCTGCACCGGCTGCTCGCGTCGCTCGCCGCGCACGCGCTGGTGGAGCAGGACGGGGAGGGGCGCTACCGGCTCGGCGTCGGCCTCATCCGGCTCGGGCTCGGGGCGCAGGGGCTCGACGCGGTCGCGCGCGTCGCGAGGCCCGAGCTGGAGCGGGCGGCGCGCGCCTTCGGCGAGACGTTCTTCCTCGTCGCCGCGCGCGCCGGCAGGCTCGTCGTGCTCGACAAGGCGGAGGGCACGGGGCTCCTTCGCGCGACCCCCACCGTCGGGGCCGAGGTGCCGGTCGACGTCACCGCGAGCGGCCGGCTCTACCTCGCGCACGCGCCGGAGCTCGTGGGCGCCTCGGGCGCGGACCCCGCCACGCTCCGCGCCGCGCGGCGCGCGGCGAAGCGCGGCCACGACGTCAACGAGGGGGAGTGGATCGACGGGCTGACCGTCATCGCGGCCCCGGTGCTCGCGCGAGGCGGCCTGCACGGCTGCGTCGCCTGCGCCGCGGCCGCCCAGAGCCTGCGCGGCGATCGTCGTGACGCCGCGGTGAGTCACACACGCGACGCCGCCGAGCGGGTCGCGCGCGCCCTCCAGGGCGAGGGCAGGAGGTGA
- a CDS encoding cupin domain-containing protein, with amino-acid sequence MGRPAPDAAVEDQPMTVLNIASIEKLSLPGLAHQTLAGPRDGLRTLEVWMQTVAPGAQTPRHRHACEEVIVVLRGSGTCEIDGVALTFGPGSTLIVPAGVPHQIVNTGEEEMHVVAALGAAPVTVETPAGERIELPWDQHRFAGKKCEV; translated from the coding sequence ATGGGCAGACCCGCGCCCGACGCTGCCGTGGAGGATCAACCCATGACTGTCCTGAACATCGCCTCGATCGAGAAGCTCAGCCTGCCCGGGCTCGCCCACCAGACCCTCGCCGGCCCTCGCGACGGCCTCCGGACGCTCGAGGTGTGGATGCAGACCGTTGCGCCGGGCGCGCAAACGCCGCGTCACCGGCACGCATGTGAGGAGGTGATCGTCGTCCTCCGCGGCTCCGGGACATGCGAGATCGATGGAGTGGCCCTCACGTTCGGCCCGGGCTCGACGCTCATCGTACCGGCGGGTGTCCCGCACCAGATCGTGAACACGGGTGAGGAAGAGATGCACGTCGTCGCCGCGCTCGGCGCAGCGCCGGTCACCGTGGAGACGCCTGCCGGCGAACGCATCGAGCTGCCGTGGGATCAGCACCGCTTCGCTGGCAAAAAGTGCGAGGTCTGA
- a CDS encoding LysR family transcriptional regulator, which produces MHPVHLASIDLNLLVVLDALLAEGSVTRAAARVGLSQSAMSHALGRLRVLIDDPVLVRTPRGMIPTPRAQELIGPIREALAKIEATVARSPRFEPATARRSFTVATVDYVELILLPRLVQKLVSEAPFIDLVARPYDSEMWSSMETGKVDLAIGLLPTLPAGFYRQRLIEERYMCVVRRNHPAVRGKLTLKTYTSLPHALISPRGEGGGRVDEVLAERGLSRRVALQIPHFLVAAHIVAQTDLVLTVPARIARVFAEMEELHVMKPPVELGGFSVDQVWHERHAKDPAHIWLRGVFAEIARDS; this is translated from the coding sequence ATGCATCCCGTGCATCTCGCTTCCATCGACCTGAACCTGCTCGTCGTCCTCGACGCCCTGCTGGCGGAGGGGAGCGTCACGCGCGCGGCGGCGCGCGTCGGGCTGAGCCAGTCGGCGATGAGCCACGCCCTCGGGCGCCTCCGCGTGTTGATCGACGATCCCGTCCTGGTGCGCACGCCGCGGGGGATGATCCCGACGCCGCGCGCGCAGGAGCTCATCGGCCCCATCCGCGAGGCCCTCGCCAAGATCGAGGCGACGGTCGCGCGCAGCCCTCGCTTCGAGCCCGCGACGGCGCGCCGCTCGTTCACCGTCGCCACGGTCGATTACGTGGAGCTCATCCTGCTGCCGCGGCTCGTGCAGAAGCTCGTCTCCGAGGCGCCCTTCATCGACCTCGTCGCGCGCCCCTACGACAGCGAGATGTGGAGCTCCATGGAGACCGGCAAGGTCGATCTCGCGATCGGCCTGCTCCCCACCTTGCCCGCGGGGTTTTACCGGCAAAGGCTCATCGAGGAGCGCTACATGTGCGTCGTGCGAAGGAACCACCCCGCGGTGCGGGGCAAGCTCACGCTCAAGACGTACACGAGCTTGCCGCACGCGCTCATCAGCCCGCGCGGCGAGGGGGGAGGCCGGGTCGACGAGGTCCTCGCCGAACGAGGGCTCTCACGCCGCGTGGCGCTGCAGATCCCGCACTTCCTGGTGGCGGCCCACATCGTGGCCCAGACCGACCTCGTCCTGACCGTGCCGGCGCGCATCGCGCGCGTGTTCGCGGAGATGGAGGAGCTGCACGTCATGAAGCCGCCCGTGGAGCTCGGCGGGTTCTCCGTGGATCAGGTGTGGCACGAGCGGCACGCGAAGGACCCGGCGCACATCTGGCTGCGCGGCGTCTTCGCGGAGATCGCCCGCGACAGCTGA
- a CDS encoding alpha/beta hydrolase, translating into MRKISSVVLVHGAWHGPSCWSQVACRLLAGGLDVRVPELPSVGPAAGEPGSLAADAEAVRAALAEAPGEAVVVAHSYGGLPVTEVAARAGNVAHLVYLCAFMLGPGESLLSAIGGHEPPWWITSTDGRTMMPDRARDIFYNDCSDEVAAAAATALRPQSKASFTEPLGAAAWQELPSTYVICERDNAIPLFAQEAMSQRARDVRRLDAGHSPFLSQPDELAALVRDIVAAAGG; encoded by the coding sequence ATGCGGAAGATCTCATCGGTCGTACTCGTCCACGGCGCCTGGCACGGCCCGTCCTGCTGGTCCCAGGTCGCGTGTCGGCTGCTCGCCGGCGGGCTCGACGTCCGGGTGCCAGAGCTGCCGAGCGTCGGGCCCGCCGCCGGCGAGCCGGGGAGCCTCGCGGCGGACGCAGAGGCGGTGCGGGCGGCGCTGGCCGAGGCGCCAGGCGAGGCCGTCGTGGTCGCGCACTCCTATGGGGGATTGCCGGTCACGGAGGTGGCGGCCCGCGCGGGCAACGTCGCCCACCTCGTCTACCTGTGCGCGTTCATGCTCGGCCCGGGGGAATCCCTGCTCTCGGCGATCGGAGGCCACGAGCCGCCGTGGTGGATCACCTCCACGGATGGCCGGACGATGATGCCCGACCGCGCGCGCGACATCTTCTACAACGACTGTAGCGACGAGGTCGCAGCCGCCGCGGCAACGGCGCTGCGGCCCCAGTCCAAGGCGTCCTTCACGGAGCCGCTGGGGGCCGCGGCCTGGCAGGAGCTGCCCTCCACGTACGTGATCTGCGAGCGCGACAACGCCATCCCGCTGTTCGCGCAGGAGGCGATGTCGCAGCGCGCGAGGGACGTGCGGCGCCTCGACGCAGGCCACTCACCGTTCCTGTCGCAGCCGGACGAGCTGGCCGCGCTCGTGCGCGACATCGTCGCGGCCGCAGGCGGCTGA